From Lacerta agilis isolate rLacAgi1 chromosome Z, rLacAgi1.pri, whole genome shotgun sequence, the proteins below share one genomic window:
- the SLITRK4 gene encoding SLIT and NTRK-like protein 4 has product MLLWFFLVLSSPASSTDPETDSSVEICNVCSCVSVENVLYVNCEKVAVYRPNQLKPPWSNFYHLNFQNNLLLLLYPNTFLNFTHAVSLQLGNNKLQNIEGGAFLGLSALKQLHLNNNELKILRADTFLGIENLEYLQADYNLIKYIERGAFNKLHKLKVLILNDNLIAFLPDNIFRFASLTHLDIRGNRIQKLPYIGVLEHIGRIVELQLEDNPWNCTCDLLPLKAWLENMPYNIYIGEAICETPSDLYGRLLKETNKQELCSMGTGSDFDVRILPPSQLEPGYSTPNGHATQTSMHRLVTKPPKTTNPSKISGIVAGKSLSNRNLSQIVNFQTRVPPLTPCPHPCTCKTHPSDLGLSVNCQERNIQSLAELIPKPLNAKKLHVNGNYIKDVDTSDFAEFEGLDLLHLGSNRIMTIKGEVFRNLTNLRRLYLNGNQIERLSPEMFAGLHNLQYLYLEYNVIKEILAGTFDLMPNLQLLYLNNNLLRSLPAYIFSGAPLARLNLRNNHFMYLPVSGVLDHLKSLTQIDLEGNPWDCTCDLVALKLWLEKLNDGIVVKELRCETPVQFANMELKTLKNEILCPKLLRSAVFTSPAPSVTFTTPLGPIRSPPGGPVPLSILILSILVVLILTVFVAFCLLVFVLRRNKKPSVKHEGLGNPECSSMQLQLRKHDHMSNKKDALGAEAFIPQTIEQMSKSHACGLTETETGFMFAEPSGQKVILRNNSEKDKDLLHMDSRKRLSTIDELDELFPGRDSNVFIQNFLESKKEYNSIGVSGFEIRYPEKQQDRKNKKSLIGGNHSKIVVEQRKSEYFELKAKLQSSPDYLQVLEEQTALNKM; this is encoded by the coding sequence atgcTTCTGTGGTTCTTTCTGGTGTTGTCCAGCCCAGCTTCTTCTACGGATCCAGAGACTGACTCATCTGTGGAAATTTGCAATGTTTGCTCCTGTGTGTCGGTGGAGAATGTACTTTATGTCAACTGCGAAAAGGTTGCAGTCTACAGACCAAACCAACTGAAACCACCTTGGTCTAATTTCTatcacctcaattttcagaacaacctcctcctcctcctgtatcCAAATACATTTCTTAACTTTACTCATGCTGTGTCCCTGCAGCTGGGTAACAATAAATTACAGAACATTGAGGGAGGAGCTTTCTTAGGTCTCAGTGCGTTAAAACAGTTGCACTTGAACAACAACGAATTAAAGATCCTCCGAGCTGACACCTTCCTTGGCATCGAGAACTTGGAGTATCTCCAAGCTGACTACAATTTAATCAAATATATTGAAAGAGGAGCCTTCAATAAGCTTCACAAGCTGAAAGTCCTCATCCTTAATGACAATCTGATTGCCTTTCTTCCTGATAATATTTTCCGTTTTGCTTCTCTAACCCACCTAGATATACGTGGGAATAGAATACAGAAGCTGCCGTACATTGGAGTTCTGGAGCATATTGGTCGCATCGTCGAGCTGCAGCTGGAGGACAACCCATGGAATTGTACTTGTGATCTGTTGCCTTTGAAGGCATGGCTGGAGAACATGCCCTATAACATCTACATCGGGGAAGCCATCTGCGAAACTCCCAGCGATTTGTATGGGAGGCTTTTGAAAGAAACCAACAAGCAAGAGCTGTGCTCCATGGGAACAGGGAGTGATTTTGACGTGCGCATCCTGCCTCCATCACAGCTAGAACCTGGTTACAGCACACCTAATGGCCATGCAACACAAACATCCATGCACAGATTGGTAACCAAGCCTCCCAAGACAACAAACCCTTCCAAAATCTCAGGGATAGTCGCTGGGAAATCACTCTCCAACCGCAATCTCAGTCAAATAGTAAATTTTCAGACCAGAGTGCCACCTCTGACACCTTGCCCACACCCCTGCACTTGCAAAACACACCCTTCAGATTTGGGATTAAGTGTCAACTGTCAAGAAAGAAATATTCAGTCACTGGCTGAGCTTATCCCCAAGCCGCTGAATGCTAAGAAACTCCATGTCAATGGCAATTACATTAAGGATGTGGATACTTCTGATTTTGCAGAGTTTGAAGGGTTGGATTTACTCCACCTGGGCAGCAATAGGATCATGACCATTAAAGGGGAGGTTTTCCGCAACCTTACAAACTTACGAAGATTGTATCTAAATGGCAATCAGATTGAGAGGCTGAGTCCCGAAATGTTTGCTGGCCTCCACAATCTCCAGTACCTATATTTGGAATACAATGTCATCAAGGAAATTTTAGCAGGCACTTTTGACCTCATGCCAAACCTGCAGCTTCTCTACCTGAACAACAACCTGCTACGGAGTCTGCCAGCCTACATTTTTTCTGGGGCTCCCCTTGCTCGGTTGAACTTGAGAAACAACCATTTCATGTACCTGCCTGTAAGTGGTGTGCTCGATCATCTGAAATCCCTGACACAGATTGATCTGGAAGGGAATCCGTGGGACTGCACTTGTGATCTGGTTGCTTTGAAGCTGTGGCTAGAGAAGCTCAATGATGGTATCGTGGTGAAGGAACTGAGATGCGAGACGCCTGTGCAGTTTGCTAACATGGAGCTGAAGACACTAAAAAATGAGATCCTGTGCCCCAAACTTCTGAGGTCTGCTGTTTTCACTAGTCCTGCACCCTCTGTCACATTTACAACACCATTGGGCCCCATTCGTAGTCCTCCAGGTGGTCCTGTTCCATTGTCTATCCTCATCTTAAGTATATTGGTAGTACTCATTTTGACTGTCTTTGTAGCTTTCTGTCTTCTCGTCTTTGTCCTCCGTCGCAACAAGAAACCGTCAGTGAAGCACGAAGGTCTGGGGAATCCAGAATGCAGCTCCATGCAACTTCAGCTTCGGAAGCATGACCACATGTCAAACAAGAAGGACGCTCTGGGGGCAGAGGCCTTCATCCCCCAAACCATTGAGCAGATGAGCAAAAGCCATGCCTGTGGCTTAACGGAAACAGAAACAGGCTTCATGTTTGCCGAGCCATCAGGGCAGAAGGTCATCCTGCGAAACAACAGCGAGAAGGATAAAGATTTATTGCACATGGATAGCAGGAAAAGACTTAGCACAATTGACGAACTCGATGAGTTATTCCCAGGACGGGATTCCAATGTCTTTATTCAGAATTTTCTTGAAAGTAAAAAGGAATACAACAGTATAGGGGTCAGTGGCTTTGAAATACGGTATCCAGAGAAACAGCAAGACAGAAAaaacaagaaatctttaataGGGGGTAATCACAGCAAAATAGTAGTGGAGCAAAGAAAGAGCGAATATTTTGAGCTGAAAGCGAAACTTCAGAGCTCACCAGACTACTTGCAAGTCCTTGAAGAACAAACAGCACTGAATAAAATGTAG